In Ruegeria sp. YS9, the genomic window CTGAAGGCGCTGGACATGCCGCCGATCACCACCGGGGCGGTCTGTGTCTATCACGACATGATCGAAACGGCGGTGGAGGCGCTGAAAGGCACCGGAATTCCGGTCGCGGCCGTATCCACCGGCTTTCCGGCGGGCCTGTCGCCCTTTCACCTGCGCGTGGCCGAGATCGAGGAAAGCGTGAAGGCCGGGGCCGAGGAGATCGACATCGTGATCTCGCGCCGCCATGTGCTGACGGGCGACTGGCAGGCGCTCTATGACGAGATGAAGGCGTTCCGTGCGGCCTGCGGCGAGGCGCATGTGAAGGCGATCCTGGCCACCGGCGAGTTGGGCAGCCTGCGTAATGTCGCGCGCGCCTCGCTGGTCTGCATGATGGCGGGGGCGGATTTCATCAAGACCTCGACCGGTAAGGAAAGCGTCAACGCCACCCTGCCGGTGTCGCTGGTGATGATCCGCGCCATCCGCGACTATTACGAGCGCACCGGCCATCGCGTGGGCTACAAGCCCGCGGGCGGGATTTCCAAGGCCAAGGACGCGCTGGTCTACCTGTCGCTGATCAAGGACGAGCTTGGCGACCGCTGGCTGCAACCCGACCTGTTCCGCTTTGGCGCCTCGTCGCTGCTGGGCGATATTGAGCGGCAGTTGGAACATTTCGTCACCGGGGCATACTCGGCCGGATACCGGCACCCGATGGGCTGAGGACAGGAACAATGACAGTCAAAGAGATTTTCGAGACCATGGAATACGGACCCGCCCCGGAAAGTGCCGCCGAAGCCCTGGCATGGCTGGTCGATCAGGGCGACAAGTTCGGCCATTTCATCGACGGCGCCTTCACCAAACCCGGCAAGGGTTTTGAAAGCCGCAACCCGGCCACGGGCGAGGTTCTGGCCAAGCTGACCCAGGCCACCCAGGCCGATGTGGACGCCGCCGTGGCCGCCGCCCGCAAGTCGCAACCCAAATGGGAAAAGCTGGGCGGCCCGGCCCGCGCCCGCTACCTCTATGCCATCGCGCGGCTGATCCAGAAGCATGCCCGCCTGTTCGCGGTGCTCGAGACGCTGGACAACGGCAAGCCGATCCGGGAATCGCGCGACATCGACATTCCGCTGGTGCAGCGGCATTTCTACTATCACGCGGGCATGGCCCAGCTGATGGAAACCGAGCTGCCCGACGCTGAGGCGCTGGGGGTTTGCGGCCAGATCATCCCGTGGAACTTCCCGCTGCTGATGCTGGCGTGGAAGGTGGCCCCGGCGCTGGCCATGGGCAACACGGTGGTTCTGAAACCGGCCGAATACACCTCGCTGACGGCGCTGCTGTTTGCCGATATCTGCATGCAGGCCGGGCTGCCCAAGGGCGTGGTCAACATCGTCACCGGCGACGGCGCGGTGGGCGAGATGATCGTGAACGCCGACGTGGACAAGATCGCATTCACCGGTTCGACCGAAGTGGGCCGCCGCATCCGCGAGGCCACCGCCGGGTCTGGCAAGGCCCTGACGCTCGAGCTGGGCGGCAAGTCGCCCTATATCGTCTTTGACGACGCCGATATTGATTCAGCCATCGAAGGTCTGGTCGATGCGATCTGGTTCAACCAGGGCCAGGTCTGCTGCGCGGGCTCGCGCCTGCTGGTGCAGGAGGGCATTGCCGAGCGGTTCTATGCCAAGCTGCGCGCCCGCATGGACAAGCTGCGTGTCGGCAACCCGCTTGACAAATGCATCGACGTGGGCGCCGTGGTGGACCCGGTTCAGTTGCAGACGATCACCTCCATGGTCGACAGCAATACGGTGGGCCGTGTGCATCAGGCTGCCTGCGAATTGCCCGCAAACGGCTGCTACTACCCCCCGACGCTGATCACCGGGCTCGAAACCTCGGACCCGTTGATGCAAGAGGAGATATTCGGCCCGGTTCTGGTTTCGTCGACCTTCCGCACCCCGGCCGAGGCGGTCGAACTGGCCAACAATACCCGCTATGGGCTGGCGGCCACGGTCTGGACCGAAAACGTGAACCTTGCGCTGGACATCGCACCCAAGCTGGTTGCGGGCGTGGTCTGGGTCAATGCCACCAACCTGTTCGACGCGGCGGCGGGCTTTGGCGGCGTGCGCGAAAGCGGCTTTGGCCGCGAAGGCGGCTGGGAAGGGCTGAGCGCCTATACCAAGCCCAAGGGCAAGGCTAAGCCGCTGGCGAAAATCGACCCCGTCGTGCGCGAAGGCGCTCCGGTCGATCCGATCGACCGAACTGCCAAAATGTATGTCGGCGGCAAGCAGGCACGGCCCGATGGCGGCTATTCCCGCGCGGTCTGGGGCAAGGCGGGGCTGCTGGGCCATGTGGGTCTGGCCAACCGCAAGGATGTACGCAACGCGGTCGAGGCTGCGGCGGGGGCCAAGGGCTGGTCCAAGGCCACCGGCCATTTGCGGGCGCAGATCCTGTACTATATCGGCGAGAACCTCTCGGCCCGCGCCGACGAGTTCGCGCATCGCATCGACGCGATGACCGGCCGCAAGGACGGCGCGAAAGAGGTCGACGCCGCGATCCAGCGCCTGTTCACCGCCGCCGCCTGGGCCGACAAGTATGACGGCCAGGTGCATGGCGTTCCCATCCGGGGCGTGGCGATTGCGATGAAGGAACCGTTGGGCGTGATCGGCGCGCTCTGTGCGGACGAGGCACCTCTGCTGGGTCTGGTCTCGGCCATGGCCCCGGCGATCGCGATGGGCAACCGGGTGGTTCTGGTGGCCTCTGAACCCTATCCGCTGGCGGCCACCGATTTCTACCAGGTGCTGGACACCTCGGACGTACCCGCAGGCGTGGTCAACATCCTGACCGGCAGCCACGCTGAACTGGCGAAACCACTTGCCTCGCATCTGAACGTGGATGCGGTCTGGTCGTTCTCATCGACGGACCTGTCGAAGGAGGTCGAGGTCGTTTCTGCCGGGAACCTGAAACGGACCTGGGTGAATAACGCCACGGCACTCGATTGGGGCATGGACCATTCCCGCCGCTTCCTTCAGGCTTCGACCGAAGTGAAAAACATCTGGGTGCCCTACGGCGAGTAGGGCTCCCGCCAAGGGAGGCCTACATGGATTTTTCGGGAAAAACCGTCATCGTCATCGGTGGCACCAGTGGCATCAATCGCGGCATCGCCGAGGCCTTCGCGGCCTCGGGTGCGAAACTGGCCGTGGCCAGCCGCTCGCAGGAGAAGGTGGATGACACCGTCGCTGCGCTGAAGGCGGCAGGCGCGGCCGAGGCCATCGGCGCGGCCTTTGACGTGCGCGATGCCGAAGCGGTCGCGGCGGGGCTGAAACAGTTCCACGCGGCGCTCGGCGATTTCGACGTGCTGGTTTCGGGGGCGGCGGGCAACTTCCCGGCGCTGATGGCGGAGATGTCGGCCAACGCCTTCCGCACCGTGGTTGAGATCGACCTGATGGGCACCGTGCATGTTCTGAAAGGCGCCTATCCCTATCTGAAACGGCCCGGCGGCAACATCATCAACATCTCAGCCCCGCAATCCTATCTGCCCTACGAGGGCCAGGCCCATGTCTGTGCCGCCAAGGCGGGGGTCGATCAGATCACCCGTACCCTGTCGATGGAGTGGGGCGTGGAAGGCATCCGGGTGAACTCGGTGGTGCCGGGCTTCATCGAGGGCACCGAAGGCGCGAAACGGCTGGCCCCCACCCCAGACGCGGGCGAGCAGCTGCGCCGGGACGTGCCGCTGGGCCGCTGGGGCACCCCGCAAGACGTGGCCAATGCCTGCCTGTTTCTGGCCTCGGACATGGCCAGCTATATCAGCGGTACGGTTCTGGCAGTGGACGGGGCGTTGTATCAGCGCGGCTCGGGCCAGTTCGGCCAGATGATGGGAGACATGCTGCGCAGCATGAAAAAGGGGTAAGCCGCAGCTTACCCCAAAAGGTTCAGTTCGTTGTTTCCAGGCCCACCGGCTTGCCAACGACGACAAAGTGCAGACCGTCCGGGTCAAGCAGTTCGGCAGCAACGCGGTTCACATCTTCCAATGTCACCGCGTTCACCTTGTCATTGCGGGTGGCGATATAGTCAATCGGCAGGCCTTCCATCTGCATTCCGACCATGATCGAGGCAATCTGACCATTGCCATCGAACCGCAGCGGATAGGCGCCGGTCAGATAGGTCTTGGCGTCGTCAAGTTCCTCTTGCTTCACACCCTCGGTGGCCGCGCGCGCCCATTCATCGCGAATTACGTCGATGGCTTCGGCGATACGGTCATTGGCCGAGGACACGGACCCAAGATAGACCGAAGCCAGATCCTTGGGCACCAAATAGGTCCCGACCCCATAGGTCAGGCCGCGCTTTTCGCGCACCTCCTGCATCAGCCGGCTTTCAAATCCGCCGCCGCCAAGAATGTGGTTCAGAACGAAGGCCGCAAAGAAATCCGGGTCATCCCGATCAATCCCGGCCTGACCGAACAAGGCCACGGACTGAGGTGTGTCGAATTCGACAACGCTGACGCCGCCGGGAATGTTCACCTCTGCCTTGCCCGGGATGGGCTTGCCGGTGTCCGGCAAGTCGCCAAGCAGGGTATCAAGCAGGGTACCCAGTTCCTCTGCCGTGATATCGCCGACGGCCCCCACGTACAGACGATCCTTGGCGAACACGCCATTGTAAGCCGCGACCACGTCATCGCGGGTCAGGGCCGAGACACTTTCGATGGTGCCTTTCCCTTCGGATCCATAGGGGTGATCGCCGTAGGCCATTTGCGCAAAGGTGAGGCCTGCGATTTCGTTCGGGTCAGTCTGATCCGAGCGCAGGCCCGACAGAACCTGCGCGCGCACCCGGTCAACCGCATCCTGATCAAAACGCGGTTCGTGGATCGTCGTGCGCAGCAAATCGACCACTTCATCCCGGTTTTCGGACAGAAAACGCGCGGAAATCGAAACTGAATCGTCGCCAGCATTGTATCGGAACGAAGCCGCCAGAGCTTCCAGCTCGCGGGCATAGGTCCGCGCATCCAGGTCGCCCGCGCCTTCTTCGATCAGCCCGCTCATCAAGTTGACCGCGCCGCGTTTGTCGGGGTCGTCCAGTGACGTACCACCACGAAACCGCAACTCCAGCGCGGTGAATGGGATGGAATGGTCCTCGACCAACCAGGCTTTGATGCCGCCGGGCGAGGTCACTTCTTCGATCTGGATCTCGGCCAAAGCCGGCAGGGCGACCAGGCAGGCAATCAGCGTTGCAACAAACCGTTTCATTGCGTCACCTCGTCATCGCGCATCAGCCAGCCGGTGACCGACGCCTCGGGTTGCAGAACTTCGCGGGCCGCGGCGATGATCTCATCCCCGGTCACGGCCTGAAGGATCTCGGGCCAGGCCTGAACATCTTCGACCGTCAGGCCGCTGGTCAGGGCCCGGCCATAGCGGTTGCCGATGCCGTCCACATTGTCGCGCGCATAGGTCTGGGCGGCGCGTAGCTGCATCTTGATGCGCTCAAGGTCGTCTTCGTTCACACCTTCGGCGATGAAGTCGGCCACGGCCTGGTCCATGGCGTCTTCGGCTTCTTGCAGGGAAACACCCTCGGCCGGAACGACGATCAGATCGAAGGTCGTGTCATCCAGCGAAACACCACGATAGAACGCCCCGGCATAGACGACCTTCTGCTGATCAAACTGCAACTTTTCGTTCAGATAAGAGGTGGTGCTTCCACCCAGCAATTCGGCCAGCAGAAACAGAGCCGCCGCTTTTTCCTGTTCGCCCGGATCGCGTTCCGGGGCCAGATAGCTGCGCTGAACGTAAGGCTGGGCGACGCGCGGGTCCTTGAAGGTCAGGCGACGCTCGGCTGTTTGCGGCGGCTCTTGTGACCGCACCCGCTCGGGCAGGTCCGGATTGGCGGGAATCACACCGTAATACTGATCGGCAAGCGCGCGGACTTCGTCGGGATCAACGTCACCCGTGACCACCAGAATGGCGTTGTTGGGTGAATAATGGGTCTGGTAGAACGACAGCGCGTCCTCCATGTCCAGATCTTCCATCTCGTGCATCCAACCGATGATCGGAACGCCGTAGCGGTGGTTCAGATACTGAGCCGCACTCATCTGTTCGCCGAACAGGGCGCGCGGGTTGTTTTCGGTACGTTGGTTGCGTTCCTCAAGAATCACGTCCCGTTCGGTCAGAATATCCTCTTCGCTCAGCCGAAGGTTTCGCATCCGGTCGGATTCCATCCGCATCATCAACTCTAGCCTGTCGGCCGCGACACGCTGAAAATATGCGGTGTAGTCATACGAGGTAAAGGCGTTGTCGTTGCCGCCATTGGCTGCGACGGTGGCCGAAAACTCACCCGGGGCCAGCGTGTCGGTGCCTTTGAACAGAAGGTGTTCCAGAAAATGCGCCACACCCGAGGATCCGATCGGCTCATCTGCGGATCCGGCACGGTACCAGACCATGTGTTGTACAACCGGTGCGCGGTGGTCTTCGACCACGACGACATCCATTCCGTTGTCCAATGTGAATGTGGTGACCGCTTCTTTCCCGTCCTCGGCAAAAACCGGGGTGGCAGCGATCAGGGCAGCCGACAAGGCCAGGGCCCGAACCATGGGGCATCCTCCGTTTCGTTTCTGGTATTCAAACTACGGTGACGCGGCCCGGGTTCAAGCCCGATGACGGAAAGTTAAGAATTATTCACCCGGCGGCGAAGAAGGGGTTTCGATCCCGGCCCGACGGGCAGCTTCTGTTTCCGCGAACGGATCGATCGATTGTTTTTCGTAAACCTGACCATAGCGGTCGACCGGGAACAGGCGCAGACCTGTCCAACGCCCCCGCCGTTTGCGGAACGCGGCGTCATCAGCCTCGACCACCTGCCGCGCATCGGGGGAAACACCATAGCGGCTGGAGGCCGTGACAAGCGCTGCATCCGAGGATGGCACAGCCGTATTCGGGTTCAGCGCAGAAGCATTTCCGCCCAGCGCAGCCACCGCATCGGCATTTGGGTTCGGATCCGTCAGATTCGCGCCACCCGGCGTGGGTGCCGGCAAGAACGCATAGTCCTGAGGTTGGGTAAGCGGCTTGACCGGCAGCACGGAAAACTCATCCGGCCCCGGACCCGGAGGCTCCAGATCCCGAAGACCCGGATTCGAACACGCCGCAACCGCAGCGGCAACAGTCAAAACAAATAGGGCGCGCGGCATCCGCATTGGTGTCTCCAGCCTGTTTCAGGCGCTTTTATCGCATATCATTCCGCGCGTCACGAGGCCTTTTTGCCGTCAAACAGCACCAGCCCGATGGCTCCTGCAAATATGAAGACATCTGCGAGGTTGAAAACAAACGGATTGTTGATGCCGCAACAGGACATGTTCAGGAAATCCAGAACAAAGCCGTAAAGAACCCGATCCACCACATTCGCCAGCGCACCGCCAATCAGCAGGCCGCCACAAAACAGCATCAGCCTTGAATGGGCTGCACGGCTGAGCCAGACAAGCACGCCAACACAGATCGCCACGGAAACGCCGATCAGAATCCAGCGCGCGGCCTCCGAGTTTCCTTGGAAAAGGCCGAAATTGATGCCCCGGTTCTCGCCGTATTTGAACACCAGCAGCGGCGGCACAACATCGATGCCGCCGGGCTGATCGGCCACGCGCATGACGTGAACGACCAGGTATTTGCTGATCTGGTCGATCGCAAAGGCGGCCAGCGCCGCCCAGAGAAGCAGGCGTGACCGCATCAGTGGCGGAAATGGCGCATGCCGGTAAAGACCATGGCAAGGCCCGCCTCATCCGCCGCGGCGATGACTTCATCGTCACGCATGGACCCACCCGGTTGGATCACGCAGGTTGCGCCCGCCTCAGCCGCTTCCATCAGGCCGTCAGGGAAGGGGAAAAACGCGTCCGACGCAACGGCCGAGCCGATGGTCAGCGGTTGGGCCAAGCCCAGCACGTCAGCCATACGTTCGGCTTTCTTGGCGGCAATCAGGGCCGAGTCCACACGGCTCATCTGGCCCGCGCCGACGCCCACGGTGGCGCCGTCTTTGACATAGACGATGGCGTTGGACTTGACGTGCTTTGCCACTTTCCAGGCAAACAAAAGGTCACGCATCTGTTCGTCGGTCGGGGCCTTCTTGGTCACAACTTTCAGATCATCCATGCCGACAAAGCCGTTATCCTTGTCCTGCACCAGCAACCCGCCGGCCACCTGACGCACGGTTTTCCCACCGGCGGTCACATCCGGCAGCGCTTCGGTCGTCAGCAGGCGCAGGTTTTTCTTGGCGGCAAAGATTGCCTTGGCCTCATCCGATGCGCCCGGAGCGATCACGACTTCGGTGAAAATCCCGGTGATCTCCTGCGCGGTCTCGGCGTCCAGAGGCTGATTCAACGCCACGATCCCGCCAAAGGCCGAGGTGCGGTCGCAGTCGAAGGCAGCCTTGTAGGCCTCAAGCAGGGTTGCACCCCTGGCCACGCCACAGGGGTTGGCATGTTTGATGATGGCGCAGGCGGCGCCCTGCTGGGGGTCAAACTCGGCCACCAGCTCAAAGGCCGCATCGGTGTCGTTGATGTTGTTGTAACTCAGTTCCTTGCCCTGATGCTGCACGGCGGTCGCAACGCCCGGACGGTTTGTGCCGTCGGTGTAGAACGCCGCCTGCTGATGGCTGTTCTCGCCATAGCGCAGGGTCTGTTTCAATTCACCGGCAAAGGCGCGACGTTTCGGGGCTTCAAGCTCCAGCGCGTCGGCCATCCAGTTGGACACAGCCGTGTCATAGGCCGCGGTACGCGCATACGCCTTTTGCGCAAGCCACTGACGGAAACCATAGGAAGTCTTGCCGTAGTTTTCTTCCAGTTGATCCAGCAGCGAGGAATAGTCCTCGACATCCACAACCACATTCACGAAGGCATGGTTTTTGGAGGCCGCGCGGATCATTGCCGGACCGCCGATATCAATGTTCTCGATGCATTCGTCATAACCCGCGCCTTTGGCCACGGTTGCCTCGAACGGATAGAGGTTCACAACCAGCAGATCGATCGCACCG contains:
- the deoC gene encoding deoxyribose-phosphate aldolase translates to MDTQSSESPVRTAHLPQVTEARNPGMDLDLDWVRAVQANTSAIERRAATLPGRRSVKKEYQAAWLLKAITMIDLTTLSGDDTEGRVRRLCAKARQPVSSALLKALDMPPITTGAVCVYHDMIETAVEALKGTGIPVAAVSTGFPAGLSPFHLRVAEIEESVKAGAEEIDIVISRRHVLTGDWQALYDEMKAFRAACGEAHVKAILATGELGSLRNVARASLVCMMAGADFIKTSTGKESVNATLPVSLVMIRAIRDYYERTGHRVGYKPAGGISKAKDALVYLSLIKDELGDRWLQPDLFRFGASSLLGDIERQLEHFVTGAYSAGYRHPMG
- a CDS encoding aldehyde dehydrogenase family protein: MTVKEIFETMEYGPAPESAAEALAWLVDQGDKFGHFIDGAFTKPGKGFESRNPATGEVLAKLTQATQADVDAAVAAARKSQPKWEKLGGPARARYLYAIARLIQKHARLFAVLETLDNGKPIRESRDIDIPLVQRHFYYHAGMAQLMETELPDAEALGVCGQIIPWNFPLLMLAWKVAPALAMGNTVVLKPAEYTSLTALLFADICMQAGLPKGVVNIVTGDGAVGEMIVNADVDKIAFTGSTEVGRRIREATAGSGKALTLELGGKSPYIVFDDADIDSAIEGLVDAIWFNQGQVCCAGSRLLVQEGIAERFYAKLRARMDKLRVGNPLDKCIDVGAVVDPVQLQTITSMVDSNTVGRVHQAACELPANGCYYPPTLITGLETSDPLMQEEIFGPVLVSSTFRTPAEAVELANNTRYGLAATVWTENVNLALDIAPKLVAGVVWVNATNLFDAAAGFGGVRESGFGREGGWEGLSAYTKPKGKAKPLAKIDPVVREGAPVDPIDRTAKMYVGGKQARPDGGYSRAVWGKAGLLGHVGLANRKDVRNAVEAAAGAKGWSKATGHLRAQILYYIGENLSARADEFAHRIDAMTGRKDGAKEVDAAIQRLFTAAAWADKYDGQVHGVPIRGVAIAMKEPLGVIGALCADEAPLLGLVSAMAPAIAMGNRVVLVASEPYPLAATDFYQVLDTSDVPAGVVNILTGSHAELAKPLASHLNVDAVWSFSSTDLSKEVEVVSAGNLKRTWVNNATALDWGMDHSRRFLQASTEVKNIWVPYGE
- a CDS encoding SDR family oxidoreductase; translation: MDFSGKTVIVIGGTSGINRGIAEAFAASGAKLAVASRSQEKVDDTVAALKAAGAAEAIGAAFDVRDAEAVAAGLKQFHAALGDFDVLVSGAAGNFPALMAEMSANAFRTVVEIDLMGTVHVLKGAYPYLKRPGGNIINISAPQSYLPYEGQAHVCAAKAGVDQITRTLSMEWGVEGIRVNSVVPGFIEGTEGAKRLAPTPDAGEQLRRDVPLGRWGTPQDVANACLFLASDMASYISGTVLAVDGALYQRGSGQFGQMMGDMLRSMKKG
- a CDS encoding pitrilysin family protein, with amino-acid sequence MKRFVATLIACLVALPALAEIQIEEVTSPGGIKAWLVEDHSIPFTALELRFRGGTSLDDPDKRGAVNLMSGLIEEGAGDLDARTYARELEALAASFRYNAGDDSVSISARFLSENRDEVVDLLRTTIHEPRFDQDAVDRVRAQVLSGLRSDQTDPNEIAGLTFAQMAYGDHPYGSEGKGTIESVSALTRDDVVAAYNGVFAKDRLYVGAVGDITAEELGTLLDTLLGDLPDTGKPIPGKAEVNIPGGVSVVEFDTPQSVALFGQAGIDRDDPDFFAAFVLNHILGGGGFESRLMQEVREKRGLTYGVGTYLVPKDLASVYLGSVSSANDRIAEAIDVIRDEWARAATEGVKQEELDDAKTYLTGAYPLRFDGNGQIASIMVGMQMEGLPIDYIATRNDKVNAVTLEDVNRVAAELLDPDGLHFVVVGKPVGLETTN
- a CDS encoding pitrilysin family protein produces the protein MVRALALSAALIAATPVFAEDGKEAVTTFTLDNGMDVVVVEDHRAPVVQHMVWYRAGSADEPIGSSGVAHFLEHLLFKGTDTLAPGEFSATVAANGGNDNAFTSYDYTAYFQRVAADRLELMMRMESDRMRNLRLSEEDILTERDVILEERNQRTENNPRALFGEQMSAAQYLNHRYGVPIIGWMHEMEDLDMEDALSFYQTHYSPNNAILVVTGDVDPDEVRALADQYYGVIPANPDLPERVRSQEPPQTAERRLTFKDPRVAQPYVQRSYLAPERDPGEQEKAAALFLLAELLGGSTTSYLNEKLQFDQQKVVYAGAFYRGVSLDDTTFDLIVVPAEGVSLQEAEDAMDQAVADFIAEGVNEDDLERIKMQLRAAQTYARDNVDGIGNRYGRALTSGLTVEDVQAWPEILQAVTGDEIIAAAREVLQPEASVTGWLMRDDEVTQ
- a CDS encoding DUF3035 domain-containing protein — protein: MRMPRALFVLTVAAAVAACSNPGLRDLEPPGPGPDEFSVLPVKPLTQPQDYAFLPAPTPGGANLTDPNPNADAVAALGGNASALNPNTAVPSSDAALVTASSRYGVSPDARQVVEADDAAFRKRRGRWTGLRLFPVDRYGQVYEKQSIDPFAETEAARRAGIETPSSPPGE
- the lspA gene encoding signal peptidase II yields the protein MRSRLLLWAALAAFAIDQISKYLVVHVMRVADQPGGIDVVPPLLVFKYGENRGINFGLFQGNSEAARWILIGVSVAICVGVLVWLSRAAHSRLMLFCGGLLIGGALANVVDRVLYGFVLDFLNMSCCGINNPFVFNLADVFIFAGAIGLVLFDGKKAS
- the purH gene encoding bifunctional phosphoribosylaminoimidazolecarboxamide formyltransferase/IMP cyclohydrolase, giving the protein MTDLHPVRRALLSVSDKTGLIELGKALAERGIELLSTGGTARALRDAGLAVKDVSEITGFPEMMDGRVKTLHPMVHGGLLALRDNDTHVAAMEEHGIGAIDLLVVNLYPFEATVAKGAGYDECIENIDIGGPAMIRAASKNHAFVNVVVDVEDYSSLLDQLEENYGKTSYGFRQWLAQKAYARTAAYDTAVSNWMADALELEAPKRRAFAGELKQTLRYGENSHQQAAFYTDGTNRPGVATAVQHQGKELSYNNINDTDAAFELVAEFDPQQGAACAIIKHANPCGVARGATLLEAYKAAFDCDRTSAFGGIVALNQPLDAETAQEITGIFTEVVIAPGASDEAKAIFAAKKNLRLLTTEALPDVTAGGKTVRQVAGGLLVQDKDNGFVGMDDLKVVTKKAPTDEQMRDLLFAWKVAKHVKSNAIVYVKDGATVGVGAGQMSRVDSALIAAKKAERMADVLGLAQPLTIGSAVASDAFFPFPDGLMEAAEAGATCVIQPGGSMRDDEVIAAADEAGLAMVFTGMRHFRH